ACTTAGCCTCAACACCGGAAAATGACTGAAAAGTAACAAATAACGCAGCAACTAATAGCATAGTCATTACTGCTCTTCTAGTAATTGTTCTTAGTAAACTCATTTTTTATTTTTCACTCCTCTCACGAATCTATTACTTTCCAAAAAGAGAAAGAAATATTCATGAGGGAGGAAAAATTGTTGTAATTATAGAAAATCCATTCCAATTTGATTTACGATGTCACTTATTTGAAACAGTGAAATTATAACGTTATTGATGAGAAATTCGATATGTAAAAACAACAAAAATTAACAAAAAAATAAGACCTCAAAATTTTGAGATCTCCTTTTAGAACATTTGATAACCTTTTGCCCGTAATATTTTTATTGTAATTCCTGAGCAAATAGCACCAATTAAACCGCTAACTAATATGATAATATCAGCTGGAGCTAACGATATTAAATTTTCATATAAATCTGTAAATGATGCACTTGGTTCAGTAAAATAATCTATAAATCTGACCTTATCAATAATTAGTATAAAAATAAGTGGGCTAATAATTGCCATAATCCAAGTCATTCGTAAAACCATATTTAGAAGGAATCCTATTCCAAAGAATAAAATAAAAAATAACAGTATTGATATGATTAAAACCGGTACACTCATTGGTACACTCATTTCAATTACTCACCTCCAGCTACCACCATTAAGTGTACTGAATGATGATATAGAGGTCAAGTACAAAACACTTTGCTATATTTATAACGTAAAAAGAGAGCTTTCATTCAAACTGAAGATTAAGGCAACAATACAAATGCACTTATTCAGCATATTCTATCGTGTAATATTCATTATTTTTTTCCACTACCTCCACAGTTAGTACATGTTTCTGATCCACCTAATAATAGTTGTATATAGCCTTTACCAGAGCAATATGGACATTCTTTTTTCTCGGTTGAAATAGCTTCCATCAATAACACCCTCCATTTAGTTTTTATTTTAATTTAAATTTTCTGATAATATTACCAACAAATTTATTATAAGGAAAGGTACGTTATTGACGAAAAAGTACTTATGTAAGCGATTACAAGGGTGTTTTACAACTGTATCCTTCTCTAATCACACTTTTTCAAATAATTAATTAAGGCTTAATTCTGTCTATGTGCATTGTATGAACAAATCTCTCAGGAAAAATAGGGACAAGTTATACGAGCTTAACCTTATAGAAACAATTTATATTTAGTATAACCAAATTGACTACCTGGGTTTATGTCGTCATACATCTTTCTGTTTTGCAATTCCATTTGTGAAAACCGAATGAGTAATATTGATGAATCTGGATCTTTCACTAAGTCATCAGGTGAGATAAATGCTGCGTCATACAGCTCTTTTTCTTGAATAACGATTTCTTCACTCTGAGCTTTTAATGAGAACAACACCATATTATCACTTATGTCATTACTAATAACACCTGTTCTCAAGCCAATCATTCCTTCTATTTCACAAGTAATTCCCGTTTCTTCATAAACCTCGCGCAAAATAGCTTCATCTAATGTTTCATTATGTTCTACAAATCCAGCAGGAAAGGACCATTTATTTTTGAGTCCACCATATTTCTTCTTAACAACGAGCCATTCGCCATTATTTGATGTGACTACACCTGCAACTGCTAGCCATACTTTCCCTCTATCTTCTCTCCCCATATTTATACAACCCCTATATTATTTATAGACTTACTACAAACCTCATGAATGTATCTTATAGGACGCAAACATTAATTTTACATACCTTTATTGCATTAAACACTTTAATATTTGGTAATAAATTTACGAGAAGAACCTAAAAAAAGCAATAGCACAAGTTTTATGCAATTGCTCTTTTTATGTTTGGGCTAATTTTCGCATAGATTGTTGCATAGCTTATTGAGCTATAAACACGCATACAACGTGTCTATTTCAATAAATTTAGCAATAAATTATACGAAAAGAGCCTTATGTTTAAAATATATTAAATTTTCCTTTTTTCATTACTAATGACGGTCCACCTACTAAAAATAGTGCGCGATTATCTACCATTTTTTTCATAAATGAAGCTTTTGAGCCTGTGATTTTCTTACCGAATACAACACCAATGGCGTCATCATCACCTAATGAACATACTGTTCCTTTTATATCTGGTTTAAATTGTTCTAATTCTCCTTGTTCTCTTACGAGCACAGCTAAATTTTTCGCACACGTTTCACCTTGTTGCATTGCGATTTGGGCTGTCGGTGGATATGGGCGATTAATTTCTTCATTAATCATTAATGAACAATCACCTACGATAAATACATCATCATGTCCAGGAGCACGTAAATCAGCTTCTACTTTTACTCGACCACGCATTGATTCAAAGCCTGAATTTTCAACAATACTATTCCCACGAACACCCGCTGCCCATACAACAGTTTCTGACTTTATTTCTTCTACTTCGTCACCTTTTGCAACAATGATACCTTCTGTTGTACATTCTTTTATAGCGGTACCTATTTTGAATTCTACACCTTTACGTTCTAAATGACCTACTGCATATTCCACTAACTCTGGATCAAATCCTGGTAATACAGTTGGTGCTGCTTCTACACATATAATACGTGGTTTATGTTCATCAATATCATATTCACGACATAACTCAGGTATACGATTTGCTAGTTCTCCAACAAACTCAATACCGGTGAAGCCAGCTCCCCCTACAACGATCGTTAAGCGTTCATCACGATTTTCACTGTCATTATTATAGTTAGCAAATTGATATTCAATATGTTCTCTTATACGACGAGCAGCATTAATATTTGCAATTGAAAAAGCATGCTCTTTTAATCCTTTAATACCAAAAGTTTCAGACTCAAATCCTAATCCGACAACTAAATAATCGTATGTTATTTCATTATTCTCAAGTACAACCAACTTTTCTTCACGCTTAATTTCTACAACTGTATCTTGGATAAAGTTAACTTTTCTGTTATCTATTACATTATTAATTGGGTAACGTACACGATCATGATGTAATGTCCCTGCCGATGCCTCATGTAACCACGTACTTTCATAGTGATAGCTATTTTTATTTATTAACGTAATTTCAGCTTCGTTAACGCCTAAATATTTTTGCAGACGAACTGTTGTCATTAACCCACCATAACCTGCACCTAATATAACTATTTTGGTTTTTCTCAACCGTATCACATCCACCTTTAATAAATTATATTGCGGTTATACTTATCATTCACCGCTATGAGTTTTTTTATCGTTTTTTCTTTATGAAAAGCTTGGTATCTACCAATATAGTAATTTTTTCCATGTTCATGAACAAAGAACAATGTGAATTTCTTCACTTACTTAATCAAAGCACAATCAAAAAATATAGGTATGATAAGGGTTAAATTTGTCACAAAAATTTAACATATTTCCTATATTACATAATATTCGTTTTATACATGTTTTTCAAGCACAAATTCTACATTTATAAACTTAAGAATATTTAAAAAATAATCTTTTTCTTCATCATTTCGACAAATTTTACACTTCAGTCCAATAATGGAGTTTTTTTAACTGTCACAATTTAATAAATCAAAAATTTCTGCATTTATGCTTAAGATATTTTTGAATGCATGTGGTATGATAAATAGTGCAGAAACAAATATACTATTAAATGTAGCTTCACATATGGGGGGATTTGGTTTGAAAGAAGATCAAAAAGTGTATGACATTACCATTATTGGTGGAGGTCCTTCAGGGTTGTTTACGGCTTTCTACGGGGGAATGCGGCAGGCTAGTGTAAAAATTATTGAAAGCCTTCCACAATTAGGTGGACAATTATCAGCACTATATCCAGAAAAGTACATTTATGATGTGGCTGGATTCCCGAAAATCCGGGCTCAAGAGCTAATTGATAATCTAAAAGAGCAAATGGCCAAGTTTTCACCAACCATTTGTTTAGACCAATCTGTAGACAAGCTAGAAAAGCAAGAAGATGGAGTTTTTAAGCTAATAACAAATAGTGAGATACATTATTCTAAAACAATCATCATTACTGCTGGTAATGGTGCGTTTCAGCCTCGTAGAATTGACCTTGAAAGAGCTACTGAATATGAAGGGAAAAATCTTCACTACTTTATAGATGATTTACAAAAATTCAAAGGTAAAAAAGTAGTCGTGTGTGGTGGAGGAGACTCAGCTGTAGATTGGTCACTAATGTTAGAGCCAATTGCAGAGAAAGTATCCATTATTCACCGTCGTGATAAATTCCGTGCACATGAACACAGTGTAGAAAATTTAATAAACTCTAAGGTTGACATAAAAACGCCTTATGTTCCTGTTGAAATTATTGGTGATGAAAAGGCTATTAAACAAATTGTCTTGGAGAAAGTTAAAGAAGGAACAAAAGAAGTGATTGATGTAGACGACGTTATTGTTAACTTTGGCTTCGTTTCATCACTTGGTCCTATTAAAGAATGGGGACTTAAAATCGAAAAAAATTCTATCGTTGTAAACTCTAAGCAGGAAACCAATATTCAAGGTATTTATGCTGCTGGAGATATTTGTACGTATGACGGCAAAGTAAAGCTAATTGCTTCTGGCTTTGGTGAAGCACCAACCGCTGTTAATAACGCAAAATCATACATTGACCCGAAAGCAAAGCTACAGCCATTACACAGTTCATCTATGTTCTAAAATGAATGCTATTTTTGTTAACTAAAATTCACCTATTGATATACTTTATTAAAATTAGCGATCAAACCAAACAGCCATTTTTCCAATGTAGGAAAGATGGCTGTTTTCTCATTGATTTTCTTTTCGCACTAACGTTTAGACACATAATCTATAGCGATCGTGGCACCTTTTCTACTTTGAATATGATGGGGTTTTGTAAAAAACTTAATTCCTACCCATCTTTAGTAATAATTGTAACAAAGTTACGAAAAAAACCTTTCATAAAGGATATCCATCTCCTAACATGAGCAATACGTTATTGTGCACCTATTAGCCGATTTTATCAATTTATCAAACGATAGACTAATGAATCAAACCTCTATGTTTATTATTGAATAGACTAGTAATAAAAGAAAAGAGGTGAATTCATTGAACTGTAACTGTCTATTTAATTCTTGTGAATGTAAATGTACGTATGAAAGATGGAATGAGATTCCTTATGCTGGAGAAAGTGAACCTCCTAAAAACCCTGAAGAACCATATTCAGGATCATGGTCAACTTACTATATTAAGCGATGTGGCAATCAGTTTATTACTCTTCCAAACAAAGAACCTATCTATTTCTCTATTAAAAACCCAAATTATATTGATTGGAATGAACAACTAGAGAAAGTATTAGAAGTAAGAGATAACTTAGACGATCACAAAAAAACTGTAGCCAAATATTGGGGTACTGGTGTTGCGACGAAGCAATGGACACCAATTATTGACCGACTCATTGACACATATGGTGTAACAGCACCTAGAGCTGCTAGAATATTGGGTGCGGTGCAAAGTGCCATAAATGATACATTTGTCATTACTTGGTTTTATAAATTCCTTTGGCTTGTAGCAAGGCCTGATCAGCTAGACCAAGAGTTAGCAACCGTTGTTTGTACACCAAGACACCCTACGTATCCTTCAGGCCATGCCGCTGTTGCTGGTTGTGCTGCAGAGTTATTAAAATATTTCTTCCCAGGGGAATCTTTAAGATTAGACGAATTAGCTGAAGAATGTGCCATTTCTCGATTATATGGACTCGTTCATTTCCCTATTGACAATGATGAAGGACTAAGCCTTGGTAGACAAATCGGTCAAGTTGTTGTTAACGATCTCAAGAAGGAAGTTGACTCACAATGTGACCCAATTGATACGCCATATGAGGATAACCTACACGCAGATCTCATGCCACCTCCATATGAACAAGTCATTCCATATGATTTCAATACTGAGTGCCAATCATTAGTCATACCTGACGATGACTAATATGAATAACATACAACAATCCACAATACCCCAGTAAAACCACTGTATAGGAGAGGTCCTATACAGTTTTTATTGTAAATATTGTGGATATTGTGAATAAACTGTGGATAAAACTGTTAAAAAGTTAACTCTTATCAAAATATTAGTTAAAGTTATTAAAAAAGTTGTGTGACAGGTTTATCAAAATATCTTTACAGTATAAATTATATCAATAAATTTTCTGTATATTAATAATTTTATTAATGTTAATCCATATTCTTTTTTCCTATTGAAAAAGTGATAGTTAAGCTATTTTTGTTTACTTCAAAAGGTTTAACTATGGATAAAAATGTTATGCATGAGCTTTGTGAATGAATTACTTCCCTCGAAAGGAGAAGTTCAATATTTAGTTTCAGTATATATTGAATAAAATTGTGGATATTGTGCACAAACTGTGGATAATAATGTTAATAACTTCACCTGCTAAAGGATAGCATCGCCAGCTTAGGTAAAATATTTACTTTACCTTTTATACACGCTGTGTTCTCATTAATTGTTACTTTTCGTAAATAGAGCTAAATACTACTATAACAATCATATTTCACACCAGTTACTCAAATATAGGTGATAAAAAGCAGCAAAGTTTACGAAAAGAGCCTAAGCAAAAGAGTGTAGTAAATACCTTTCTCTACACCAAAGGATGAATTTTTTATTGTGGTTAAGCGTTACTTATTTCACAGATGGTTTATTAATTTGATAAATGTATTCAGGATACGATACTGCATCTCCTAAAATGGACATCTTCCAAGTATTTGTTTCATTTGAATTTTTCTTCTCAAGAAGTTTGTTTAGAAAATATATTTCAGAGAAGTACTTATCTTGAAATGAATGCTTTCTTAATTTCTTTTTCGCTTCAAATCTCCTTTGAAGGCGGTATAAACATAACAGCATCCATCGGAAGTATACTGCTTGGAGCTGTGGATCCTTCGTTTCATCATATAACAAAGTAAAGTCCTTTAATGCTTCTTCAAACTCTCTTTCAATGAAAGGACGATACCCTTTATGATTGATTAATATTTGATTATTATCGGATTGAACTGGACTATAGCAAATATCTTCAACATGATTTTGTATTTTTTTATGGTATGCGACGACTTCCCAACGAGCAATTTTTAAGGAGCTATCAATTTCGTATACGACTGGAACTTTTATTACAGATGCTTTTGTTATATTTAATAGTTTAAGAAATTTAATGTAATCGCTTGGATTGATAAATGCATCTTCTGAAATTTCTATGTTCCAATCTTCCTCTGTATGTTGTCGCTTGACTTCAAATGATGCAATCTTCTTATAATAATCATAAATTTCATCTATAATCACATGCCATTTAAATAGCTTGGCGGTAGACAGTCCATTCGTTATAAGTAAATCAGCTAAGTCTTCATCATCTAGCACTTTTTTTATTTTACTAGTTAAGTCTATCGGATCCCTAATTCTACATAATAGAACATTCTCTCGGTCAATAGCATATTCAAGTACGCCATCATTTTCTGTTGTAATGACAGGACAACCACAAGACATGGCTTCTAATGGTGGAAGAGAAAAGCTTTCGTAATGAGACGCAGATACATATAATCTCGCACCTCTATATAAATCTGCGATTGTGCTTTGACTAGGCTGAACGAAGGTTTTTGTAACCTTATTTCTCATATCGTTAGACGGCTCCTCAGGCGTTATCCAAAACAACGATATATCATATTCTTGTTGAATGGCATTATACGCTTCAATAATTTCACGTATACCTTTAAAAGTAGCAGATTCTGCACCTACCATTAGCATATACGGCTTCTCTGTTTTGAATGAAGAACTTCCTTCGTAAAAGATGCTCTCATCTATTGCGTTATGAATGACACTTGCTTCTCGACCATAAATTTTATTTATCAATTTAGCTGCACTTTTCGATACTGTGTATATAAATGTTGGCAGTTCATATTGACGTTTAATAAATAACTTTAACGTCTCATTCATACCTTCATAATCAAACAAATGAAAGTCACCTTGCTCAAAATAAACAACTGGCGCAATACCTGTGTCAATACAGGATTGAATATGATCCCAATATGTTGAAACAATAACATCACAATTTGGTATTCCTTTTGCTAATTCAACAGTAAATGGAACTTGTATATAAGTAGCATCAATAGGATACCAACAAGGTTTTCCAAAATGTGTAACAATCGTAACTTTAATGCCAAGGCGAGTTAAACGATTAACATGTTCAAAAATAATTTTTACTCCTCCACTTACAGCTACACTAGACATAACATAAACGATATGAAATAAGTCCTCAGCTTTGTCTTGTTGGCTTAAAACCTGTTTTTCAGACATGTATTGTTGAGCTAGTCGCTTGTAAAATTCTTTTAATTTTAGTTCTTCGTACATTTTAGCCTCCTTACATATAATTAGTGAAAAAATTATATTTCATATGATTTATCATATTAGTAAAAATGATAAGGGTGTTGTCTCGAGGCTCAAATATCACATAAGAATGCTGCAAACATATTATGTTGTATTGATAAATAAAAATAGGAGGGCGATCTGTGGTTACAATCAGTTTATGTATGATCGTTAAGGATGAAGAACAAACACTTGAAAATTGTTTAACTAGTGTTAAGGACGCTTGTGAGGAAATTATTATTGTGGATACTGGATCTACAGATAAAACGAAAGAAATCGCTGCAAAATATACAGACAAAATCATTGATTATGAGTGGATTGATGATTTTGCTGATGCAAGAAACTTTGCTTTTAGCCATGCTACTAAAGAATACATCCTTTGGTTAGATGCTGATGATGTGGTACAGCAAGAAAATATAAAAAAATTACTACAACTTAAAGAGACTTTAGATGAGTCTGTCGATGCTGTATCTATGATCTACAATATCGCCTTTGATGAGTATGGAAATCCAACGTTTAGTTATAGAAGAAATCGTTTAGTAAAGCGCGTAAATCAATTTAAATGGTTCGGAGTTGTACATGAGTATTTAGCAGTATCAGGAAATATTATTAAATCAGATATTGCAATTAGTCACCATAAACATTTAAAGGAAAATGATGTGAGTGAAGGAAGGAATCTAAAAATTTATGAAAATCGTATTAAACAAGGAGAAAATTTTACTCCTAGAGATTTGTATTATTATGCTAATGAACTAAAGGACCATCAATTTTACCAAAAAGCTATTAGTTATTATGAAGAGTTTTTAGCTACCAAAGAGGGCTGGGTGGAGGATGAAATTAGGGCATGCCTCAACTTAGCTGACTGCAATAGTCATTTAGGCGATGAAGAAGAAGAATTAAATTGCTTATTAAAATCTTTTAAATATGACTATCCACGTCCAGAGATTTGCTGTCGCTTAGGAAGCTATTTCATGGAAAAGAATGATTATCAAACAGCAGCATTTTGGTTTCATACGGCCCTTCACAATTGGAATACAAATACTGACGGGTTTCAGCAGCTTGCCTATTCAACATGGTATCCTCACTTGCAACTATGTGTATGCTATTGGAATTTAGGTGATGTAGATCAGTCTATTAAACATAATAAGAAGGCTGAGAAATATCGTCCGAATGATGAAAGTGTGAAATATAATCATCAATTTTTTTCAGAATTAAAGGGAGAAAATACAATTAAAAAAGTTTTATATGTCGGATGGATTGGTTATAAAAACCTTGGTGATGATTTGCTTTGGGATCTTTTCCGATATAAATTCAATGAAATATTAGCTGATAAAGAATGGGAGCTTAAAGGTACTTATATGCGCACATCAATCGAAGAGTATAACCTTGATACACATGATTTAATTGTGTTAGGAGGTGGCTCTATTATTTGTAAAAATAACATTCCTTTGTTATATGAAGCTATAAAAAGAGGTAAGAAAGTACTTATTTGGGGGTCAGGTATAGATTTAATTCAATTAGACCATATTCCATTATTATTAGAAGGAAAAAGAATTAACGTCGATAAATACTTTACGAAAGATATTCAGAAAAAATTAATAGAAGTCATAGAGCATGCAGAATTTGTAGGTGTTAGGGGACCATTAACGTACGAAATTATTAAGCAAATGGGAGCAAACGAAGATAAAATGATGATTTGCGGAGATCCTGGGTTCCTTCTCTCAGAGAGAACTACATCCAAAGAAGAGGATAAAGTATCTTTCCCATCTACAAATAAAGTAATTGGAGTTAATTGGGGAACATCTTTTAACCGCATATACGGAGCAAATGAGCGTCAGCTAGAGAATTCATTAATGAACGTAATAAAATCACTCATTCAAAAAGGCTACAAAATTCACTTATATACGGTCTGGGATCAAGATATTCCAGCTTTAAAATCAATTTATCATAAAATAAATGATCAAGAAAATGTCATCTTGGACACAACCCTCTATCATCAGGATGCGTTAATAGACCTTATATCAAATTTTTCTTTCACAATCAATTTTAAATTGCATGCAAATATTATTTCTATTGCTGCGGGTACACCTCCAATCGCCTTAGCATATCGATTTAAAGTTTTTGATTTTGCTCACTCCCTCAATTTGGAGGATTTCGTTATTTCAACTGATTCAACAGACCTCGAAACCAAAATAATGGAGTTAGAACTTTTAATTAGTCAAGATAGACCAAACATTATTGAAAAAATAAAGAAAACAGAGTTAGAATATATGCATTTAATTAACAAGCCGTTTGATGAAAAGTTATACCTTTAAGAATGTGAAAAGGAATGAAAAATAGATGTATAACATATCAAAAAGTGAATGGCAAAAGCTTAAGAAGTATGGTCATGTTGAAGTAGGTAACAACAAAAACTATGCTGTTGAAGGCTTATATTATGGTGGTGACAAGATTGTAGAGGAAAGTTTAAATAAGCAATTTATTTTACCATTTAGCATTGAAAACATCATTGATGCTGGAATAAAACAGTTAAGTGAGGAAAAAATCAAGCTGAAAAACGCGGAGCATATCGCTAACGAAATAAGAGAGGCACTAAGAAATGGAAAGGGATATTCTCTTGTTCGAATTGGAGATGGAGAGTTAATTTTTTTGTCACATGACCTAATCAATTCAAGTGAGGAAATTAACAAAGAACCTCGACTCCAATTTCTTTCTTATGCAGGAGTTACCTTACCTGATCATGAAACTAGAGATTTTTTAACAGAAAAATTATTATTAACAAATGTAATAGGTGTGCCAATCGCGAGGTATCCTACCTTTCAAAACTTATTTATAAAGCTAGTGAACTACCATAATTGGAATTTAAAGAAAATGAACGTAACGAGTTCATTTATTCATTTTGAGCTTTGTCGGTATACTACACTGTATCATGAGTTATTACAGCACCACCGTGTATTGTTAATTGGAAATAAGATGAATGAGGGAAGAAAGTATTTTGAAGACATTGGTTACGAGAATATAGTTGGTAACGTTCCCGTTTTTGGAGTAAAAGATGTTTCAAATGTCATTGCTAGAGCAAAAGAATATGAATATGACGTGGTGTTCGTCTCAGCTGGAATTGCTGCAAACCTAATTTGTGTAGAGCTAGCTCAAGAAGGGAAAATCGCTATAGATTTTGGTCATTTAATTGATTCGTTAATAAACGACAAAGCTCATATTTTATCTTTAGACAGCAATTTACTTGACGTAAGTAAATGCTCTGATATTGGATATTATTATGTCAATTGGGGTGATTATAAAACTGCAGCCTATTGGTATGAGCAGATTCTTAAAATGGAAAATGTTTCTTCCGAATGGATGAAGATTGCACACCTACAGCTTTGTGTTTGCCACTGGGAATTACATGATCTTCAAAAAGCTAATGAGCATAATGAATACGCTGAGACTTATGCCCCCAATGACCCGAGCGTTTTGCATAATAAGGCTTTTTTCAAAGACATTCTAAAAAATAACGAGGGGTGAATTTATGATCAGTGTTATTCTACCTGTTTACAATGGAGAAGCATTCATTAAAGAAACAATTGAAAGTATCTTAAATCAGACAGAGGAAAATTTTGAGCTAATTATCGTAAATGACGGGTCCACAGATAAAAGTGAAGAGGTGATAAAATCCTTTACAGATCGAAGAATACGTTATTTTCTTCAAGAGAACAA
This genomic stretch from Cytobacillus sp. IB215665 harbors:
- a CDS encoding YuiB family protein, translating into MSVPMSVPVLIISILLFFILFFGIGFLLNMVLRMTWIMAIISPLIFILIIDKVRFIDYFTEPSASFTDLYENLISLAPADIIILVSGLIGAICSGITIKILRAKGYQMF
- a CDS encoding YuiA family protein; translation: MEAISTEKKECPYCSGKGYIQLLLGGSETCTNCGGSGKK
- a CDS encoding NUDIX hydrolase; this translates as MGREDRGKVWLAVAGVVTSNNGEWLVVKKKYGGLKNKWSFPAGFVEHNETLDEAILREVYEETGITCEIEGMIGLRTGVISNDISDNMVLFSLKAQSEEIVIQEKELYDAAFISPDDLVKDPDSSILLIRFSQMELQNRKMYDDINPGSQFGYTKYKLFL
- a CDS encoding NAD(P)/FAD-dependent oxidoreductase yields the protein MDVIRLRKTKIVILGAGYGGLMTTVRLQKYLGVNEAEITLINKNSYHYESTWLHEASAGTLHHDRVRYPINNVIDNRKVNFIQDTVVEIKREEKLVVLENNEITYDYLVVGLGFESETFGIKGLKEHAFSIANINAARRIREHIEYQFANYNNDSENRDERLTIVVGGAGFTGIEFVGELANRIPELCREYDIDEHKPRIICVEAAPTVLPGFDPELVEYAVGHLERKGVEFKIGTAIKECTTEGIIVAKGDEVEEIKSETVVWAAGVRGNSIVENSGFESMRGRVKVEADLRAPGHDDVFIVGDCSLMINEEINRPYPPTAQIAMQQGETCAKNLAVLVREQGELEQFKPDIKGTVCSLGDDDAIGVVFGKKITGSKASFMKKMVDNRALFLVGGPSLVMKKGKFNIF
- a CDS encoding NAD(P)/FAD-dependent oxidoreductase, whose product is MKEDQKVYDITIIGGGPSGLFTAFYGGMRQASVKIIESLPQLGGQLSALYPEKYIYDVAGFPKIRAQELIDNLKEQMAKFSPTICLDQSVDKLEKQEDGVFKLITNSEIHYSKTIIITAGNGAFQPRRIDLERATEYEGKNLHYFIDDLQKFKGKKVVVCGGGDSAVDWSLMLEPIAEKVSIIHRRDKFRAHEHSVENLINSKVDIKTPYVPVEIIGDEKAIKQIVLEKVKEGTKEVIDVDDVIVNFGFVSSLGPIKEWGLKIEKNSIVVNSKQETNIQGIYAAGDICTYDGKVKLIASGFGEAPTAVNNAKSYIDPKAKLQPLHSSSMF
- a CDS encoding vanadium-dependent haloperoxidase, which translates into the protein MNCNCLFNSCECKCTYERWNEIPYAGESEPPKNPEEPYSGSWSTYYIKRCGNQFITLPNKEPIYFSIKNPNYIDWNEQLEKVLEVRDNLDDHKKTVAKYWGTGVATKQWTPIIDRLIDTYGVTAPRAARILGAVQSAINDTFVITWFYKFLWLVARPDQLDQELATVVCTPRHPTYPSGHAAVAGCAAELLKYFFPGESLRLDELAEECAISRLYGLVHFPIDNDEGLSLGRQIGQVVVNDLKKEVDSQCDPIDTPYEDNLHADLMPPPYEQVIPYDFNTECQSLVIPDDD
- a CDS encoding glycosyltransferase family 4 protein — its product is MYEELKLKEFYKRLAQQYMSEKQVLSQQDKAEDLFHIVYVMSSVAVSGGVKIIFEHVNRLTRLGIKVTIVTHFGKPCWYPIDATYIQVPFTVELAKGIPNCDVIVSTYWDHIQSCIDTGIAPVVYFEQGDFHLFDYEGMNETLKLFIKRQYELPTFIYTVSKSAAKLINKIYGREASVIHNAIDESIFYEGSSSFKTEKPYMLMVGAESATFKGIREIIEAYNAIQQEYDISLFWITPEEPSNDMRNKVTKTFVQPSQSTIADLYRGARLYVSASHYESFSLPPLEAMSCGCPVITTENDGVLEYAIDRENVLLCRIRDPIDLTSKIKKVLDDEDLADLLITNGLSTAKLFKWHVIIDEIYDYYKKIASFEVKRQHTEEDWNIEISEDAFINPSDYIKFLKLLNITKASVIKVPVVYEIDSSLKIARWEVVAYHKKIQNHVEDICYSPVQSDNNQILINHKGYRPFIEREFEEALKDFTLLYDETKDPQLQAVYFRWMLLCLYRLQRRFEAKKKLRKHSFQDKYFSEIYFLNKLLEKKNSNETNTWKMSILGDAVSYPEYIYQINKPSVK
- a CDS encoding GT-D fold domain-containing glycosyltransferase; this translates as MYNISKSEWQKLKKYGHVEVGNNKNYAVEGLYYGGDKIVEESLNKQFILPFSIENIIDAGIKQLSEEKIKLKNAEHIANEIREALRNGKGYSLVRIGDGELIFLSHDLINSSEEINKEPRLQFLSYAGVTLPDHETRDFLTEKLLLTNVIGVPIARYPTFQNLFIKLVNYHNWNLKKMNVTSSFIHFELCRYTTLYHELLQHHRVLLIGNKMNEGRKYFEDIGYENIVGNVPVFGVKDVSNVIARAKEYEYDVVFVSAGIAANLICVELAQEGKIAIDFGHLIDSLINDKAHILSLDSNLLDVSKCSDIGYYYVNWGDYKTAAYWYEQILKMENVSSEWMKIAHLQLCVCHWELHDLQKANEHNEYAETYAPNDPSVLHNKAFFKDILKNNEG